In one window of Henckelia pumila isolate YLH828 chromosome 1, ASM3356847v2, whole genome shotgun sequence DNA:
- the LOC140893301 gene encoding uncharacterized protein isoform X1, with protein sequence MGIIRRKLDSFMRKGFNTSKFKGTVNLAISRLQVLKNQRQARGNVARSDVVEFLNLGHHERALLRVEQVIKEQNMLDVYVMLEGYCHLLMERVSLIQQQKECPDELVEAASSLIYAASRCGDFPELQEIRKIFSSQYGKDFVARAVELRNKCGVNPKIIQKLSTKMPTLESKIKVLRDIAADNNIVMPNETTAPPINLLPHQEEDEDSRKGSQQNNSKGRDDVEEAVDFSETPKLRVKYRDVAHAAQAAFESAAYAAAAARAAVQLSRSESTDPDDDPDPLNHQPRKSSAATFQPTRDEKDEPKFEKVHPIQSHDWVADQTENKTGYKRSLSGTTGDLAADNIKETETSSEEGYNIDSKPREREVVFDQSEDENDQVMEGSGKYYPLGNGGGYKNEPNSSAFESSEPLNINRRPISVRTKWRQGM encoded by the exons atgggtATAATAAGAAGAAAACTGGATTCTTTTATGAGAAAAGGCTTCAACACTTCCAAATTCAAGGGGACTGTGAATTTGGCGATTTCTAGATTGCAAGTGTTGAAGAACCAGCGCCAAGCTCGGGGCAACGTCGCACGTTCCGACGTCGTTGAATTCCTTAACCTCGGCCACCATGAAAGAGCTCTTCTAAGG GTTGAGCAAGTGATTAAGGAGCAAAATATGTTGGATGTGTATGTTATGTTGGAAGGATACTGTCATTTGTTGATGGAGAGAGTCAGCCTCATCCAACAACAAAA AGAATGTCCTGATGAACTTGTGGAAGCTGCATCGAGCTTGATTTATGCTGCTTCAAGATGTGGTGATTTTCCAGAACTTCAAGAAATCCGCAAGATCTTCTCCTCTCAGTATGGCAAGGATTTCGTGGCTCGGGCGGTTGAGTTACGCAACAAGTGTGGTGTGAATCCTAAG ATAATACAGAAGTTGTCCACAAAAATGCCAACCTTGGAGAGTAAAATAAAGGTGCTTCGAGATATTGCTGCAGATAACAACATTGTTATGCCGAACGAGACGACTGCTCCACCCATC AATCTATTACCTCAtcaggaagaagatgaagattcaAGAAAAGGGAGTCAGCAAAATAACTCAAAAGGGCGTGATGATGTAGAAGAAGCAGTGGATTTCAGTGAAACGCCGAAACTCAGGGTAAAATACAGAGATGTGGCTCATGCAGCACAAGCGGCATTCGAATCCGCAGCATACGCGGCGGCTGCCGCCAGAGCGGCTGTACAGCTCTCTCGATCCGAATCAACCGATCCCGACGACGACCCAGACCCTCTAAATCATCAGCCAAGAAAATCATCAGCAGCCACATTTCAGCCTACTCGAGATGAAAAAGATGAACCCAAGTTCGAAAAAGTTCATCCCATTCAAAGCCATGATTGGGTAGCTGATCAGACTGAGAACAAAACAGGTTATAAAAGGTCCTTGTCTGGTACAACAGGGGATTTAGCAGCTGACAACATTAAAGAGACAGAAACCTCGTCCGAAGAGGGATATAATATTGATTCCAAGCCACGGGAAAGAGAGGTGGTTTTCGATCAAAGCGAAGACGAAAACGATCAAGTTATGGAAGGGAGTGGCAAGTATTACCCTTTGGGTAACGGAGGTGGATACAAAAACGAGCCAAATTCATCAGCATTTGAGAGTTCAGAACCTCTGAACATCAACCGGAGGCCGATTTCTGTGAGGACTAAATGGAGACAGGGAATGTAA
- the LOC140893301 gene encoding uncharacterized protein isoform X2 has protein sequence MGIIRRKLDSFMRKGFNTSKFKGTVNLAISRLQVLKNQRQARGNVARSDVVEFLNLGHHERALLRVEQVIKEQNMLDVYVMLEGYCHLLMERVSLIQQQKECPDELVEAASSLIYAASRCGDFPELQEIRKIFSSQYGKDFVARAVELRNKCGVNPKIIQKLSTKMPTLESKIKVLRDIAADNNIVMPNETTAPPIVAEEDEDSRKGSQQNNSKGRDDVEEAVDFSETPKLRVKYRDVAHAAQAAFESAAYAAAAARAAVQLSRSESTDPDDDPDPLNHQPRKSSAATFQPTRDEKDEPKFEKVHPIQSHDWVADQTENKTGYKRSLSGTTGDLAADNIKETETSSEEGYNIDSKPREREVVFDQSEDENDQVMEGSGKYYPLGNGGGYKNEPNSSAFESSEPLNINRRPISVRTKWRQGM, from the exons atgggtATAATAAGAAGAAAACTGGATTCTTTTATGAGAAAAGGCTTCAACACTTCCAAATTCAAGGGGACTGTGAATTTGGCGATTTCTAGATTGCAAGTGTTGAAGAACCAGCGCCAAGCTCGGGGCAACGTCGCACGTTCCGACGTCGTTGAATTCCTTAACCTCGGCCACCATGAAAGAGCTCTTCTAAGG GTTGAGCAAGTGATTAAGGAGCAAAATATGTTGGATGTGTATGTTATGTTGGAAGGATACTGTCATTTGTTGATGGAGAGAGTCAGCCTCATCCAACAACAAAA AGAATGTCCTGATGAACTTGTGGAAGCTGCATCGAGCTTGATTTATGCTGCTTCAAGATGTGGTGATTTTCCAGAACTTCAAGAAATCCGCAAGATCTTCTCCTCTCAGTATGGCAAGGATTTCGTGGCTCGGGCGGTTGAGTTACGCAACAAGTGTGGTGTGAATCCTAAG ATAATACAGAAGTTGTCCACAAAAATGCCAACCTTGGAGAGTAAAATAAAGGTGCTTCGAGATATTGCTGCAGATAACAACATTGTTATGCCGAACGAGACGACTGCTCCACCCATCGTAGCG gaagaagatgaagattcaAGAAAAGGGAGTCAGCAAAATAACTCAAAAGGGCGTGATGATGTAGAAGAAGCAGTGGATTTCAGTGAAACGCCGAAACTCAGGGTAAAATACAGAGATGTGGCTCATGCAGCACAAGCGGCATTCGAATCCGCAGCATACGCGGCGGCTGCCGCCAGAGCGGCTGTACAGCTCTCTCGATCCGAATCAACCGATCCCGACGACGACCCAGACCCTCTAAATCATCAGCCAAGAAAATCATCAGCAGCCACATTTCAGCCTACTCGAGATGAAAAAGATGAACCCAAGTTCGAAAAAGTTCATCCCATTCAAAGCCATGATTGGGTAGCTGATCAGACTGAGAACAAAACAGGTTATAAAAGGTCCTTGTCTGGTACAACAGGGGATTTAGCAGCTGACAACATTAAAGAGACAGAAACCTCGTCCGAAGAGGGATATAATATTGATTCCAAGCCACGGGAAAGAGAGGTGGTTTTCGATCAAAGCGAAGACGAAAACGATCAAGTTATGGAAGGGAGTGGCAAGTATTACCCTTTGGGTAACGGAGGTGGATACAAAAACGAGCCAAATTCATCAGCATTTGAGAGTTCAGAACCTCTGAACATCAACCGGAGGCCGATTTCTGTGAGGACTAAATGGAGACAGGGAATGTAA